A section of the Candidatus Moraniibacteriota bacterium genome encodes:
- a CDS encoding prepilin-type N-terminal cleavage/methylation domain-containing protein, whose protein sequence is MRRNHHLSRGFTLIEILLYVALSAIVSLAIVSASWNIIRLSEEGFWYQAAAADMSRATKRINVLIRNADSIEVPAPDRLELGLLGTSATIVITLESGRIVLDSGTPVPLTGDALAVTSLQFTSASPDNTDATMVSYDISGNSGFLGNLWYLSVHSGAEARGLFNQE, encoded by the coding sequence ATGCGACGAAATCACCATCTCTCCCGCGGGTTTACACTCATCGAGATACTCTTGTATGTCGCATTGTCGGCGATCGTTTCGCTCGCGATCGTTTCGGCGAGCTGGAATATCATCCGTCTCAGCGAGGAGGGGTTCTGGTATCAGGCAGCAGCGGCCGATATGTCCCGAGCGACTAAGCGAATCAATGTGCTCATCCGGAACGCTGACAGTATCGAGGTCCCGGCACCTGATCGGCTTGAGCTCGGGCTACTGGGTACGAGTGCGACGATCGTCATCACGCTCGAATCGGGTCGCATAGTCCTCGATAGCGGCACGCCCGTTCCATTGACCGGGGATGCACTGGCAGTCACATCGCTTCAGTTCACTTCGGCCTCGCCCGACAATACTGATGCCACGATGGTTTCATATGATATTTCAGGAAACTCAGGATTTCTGGGGAATCTCTGGTATCTTTCCGTTCACAGCGGAGCGGAAGCGAGAGGTCTCTTCAACCAAGAATAA
- a CDS encoding type II secretion system protein — MRSPKAFTLPEVLIVIGILAILAVIVILAVDPVARFENARDARRLSDTQAMTSALHQYVIDHKGVFPDGLDATERQIGTARSGCALTTRQCAVQGDQDCLDLTSALTPYLHGIPSDPKNGNDGLTHYSVRVGPDNALLVEACDLSE, encoded by the coding sequence ATGCGTTCTCCCAAAGCTTTCACTCTCCCCGAGGTGCTCATCGTCATCGGTATCTTGGCGATCCTCGCCGTGATCGTCATCCTCGCGGTCGATCCGGTGGCGCGATTCGAAAATGCCCGTGATGCTCGTCGCCTCTCGGATACCCAAGCGATGACGAGTGCGCTCCATCAGTACGTTATCGATCATAAAGGGGTATTTCCGGATGGGCTGGATGCGACCGAGCGGCAGATTGGTACCGCCCGATCAGGCTGCGCTCTCACCACCCGGCAGTGTGCGGTGCAAGGTGATCAGGATTGTCTGGACCTCACGAGTGCACTGACACCGTATCTCCACGGCATCCCGTCTGATCCAAAGAATGGAAATGATGGACTGACACACTACTCAGTCCGGGTTGGTCCCGATAACGCCCTCCTCGTCGAGGCTTGTGACTTGTCAGAATGA
- a CDS encoding Fn3-like domain-containing protein, with protein MKYFFLILTIAFLTPSLASAQDGSLPDRQAGLRIVTSPLPISLVAEPGTTITTELKVKNGGTEPETLKIDILKFNAYEDTGKPALHDLEPTDEFAKWVTFSEPTFTVLPEEWKTVTATFTVPGGSLVRLLLRLRFLSGRGSGSQAWRDGGRRRHGDPRPPRSTGTKCLA; from the coding sequence ATGAAGTATTTCTTCCTCATCCTGACCATCGCTTTCCTCACCCCCTCCCTCGCTTCCGCCCAGGACGGATCCCTGCCTGACCGGCAGGCAGGCCTTCGCATCGTCACTTCCCCCCTCCCGATCTCACTCGTCGCCGAACCAGGGACGACCATCACGACCGAACTGAAGGTGAAGAACGGCGGCACCGAACCTGAGACCCTGAAGATTGATATCCTGAAGTTCAACGCCTATGAAGACACGGGGAAGCCCGCCCTCCACGACCTTGAACCGACGGATGAGTTCGCGAAATGGGTGACCTTCTCCGAACCGACCTTTACCGTGTTGCCCGAGGAGTGGAAGACGGTCACGGCCACGTTCACCGTCCCGGGAGGAAGCCTCGTTCGGTTACTACTACGCCTTCGTTTTCTCTCGGGCCGAGGATCAGGAAGCCAAGCCTGGAGAGACGGCGGTCGTCGGCGGCACGGCGACCCTCGTCCTCCTCGAAGCACGGGTACCAAATGCCTTGCGTGA
- a CDS encoding Fn3-like domain-containing protein — MGFSSPPPSPSAQDGSLPDRQAGLRIVTSPLPISLVAEPGTTITTELKVKNGGTEPETLKIDILKFNAYEDTGKPALHDLEPTDEFAKWVTFSEPTFTVLPEEWKTVTATFTVPEEASFGYYYAFVFSRAEDQEAKPGETAVVGGTATLVLLEARVPNALREITVTEFSTDKTVYEFLPVNFTVSLKNSGNVHVAPRGNIFLSRGSNKDIALLELNSGKGSILPDSTRIFETGWKDGFPVYEETIENGQVVLDELGHQTYHLTWDFKNASHLPFRQVYCQDAPRLR; from the coding sequence TTGGGTTTTTCCTCCCCCCCACCCTCGCCTTCCGCCCAGGACGGATCCCTGCCTGACCGGCAGGCAGGCCTTCGCATCGTCACTTCCCCCCTCCCGATCTCACTCGTCGCCGAACCAGGGACGACCATCACGACCGAACTGAAGGTGAAGAACGGCGGCACCGAACCTGAGACCCTGAAGATTGATATCCTGAAGTTCAACGCCTATGAAGACACGGGGAAGCCCGCCCTCCACGACCTTGAACCGACGGATGAGTTCGCGAAATGGGTGACCTTCTCCGAACCGACCTTTACCGTGTTGCCCGAGGAGTGGAAGACGGTCACGGCCACGTTCACCGTCCCGGAGGAAGCCTCGTTCGGTTACTACTACGCCTTCGTTTTCTCTCGGGCCGAGGATCAGGAAGCCAAGCCTGGAGAGACGGCGGTCGTCGGCGGCACGGCGACCCTCGTCCTCCTCGAAGCACGGGTACCAAATGCCTTGCGTGAGATCACCGTCACCGAGTTCTCGACGGACAAGACGGTCTATGAGTTCCTCCCGGTCAACTTCACCGTTTCTCTCAAGAATTCGGGCAATGTCCATGTCGCCCCGCGGGGCAATATCTTCCTCTCTCGGGGCAGTAACAAAGACATCGCCCTCCTCGAACTCAATTCCGGCAAGGGGAGCATCCTCCCGGATTCAACGCGTATCTTTGAGACGGGATGGAAGGATGGCTTCCCAGTTTACGAGGAAACGATCGAAAATGGCCAAGTCGTGCTCGATGAACTCGGTCATCAGACCTATCACCTGACCTGGGACTTCAAGAACGCTTCCCACCTCCCGTTTCGGCAAGTATACTGCCAAGATGCTCCTCGTTTACGATGA
- a CDS encoding LytR C-terminal domain-containing protein, with product MKTPKETKVTQGTSTSAIPSSGEELTAAPASVPDVPTVGKASQEPNEAFLGSLLLFCLVLSLIAATGYFGFAGYRYFKQTRAEQAIPSIDSLPRPEVPVAIAEPKGEVKPSEAPAATEQTSTVDKKTLVVKVLNGGSAKGVAGTYAEKLKQAGFAKTTIGNSFGSYTGQTLYYAKGQEAGSKALKEEIVKTYPALTVKEALPTDKDAAAATFVLILGR from the coding sequence ATGAAAACACCCAAAGAGACAAAGGTGACGCAAGGAACGTCCACTTCAGCAATCCCTTCTTCCGGAGAAGAATTGACTGCGGCACCGGCGAGTGTCCCGGATGTGCCGACCGTTGGCAAGGCATCCCAGGAGCCGAATGAGGCTTTCCTCGGCAGTCTGCTCTTGTTCTGTCTCGTCCTCTCGCTCATCGCTGCCACCGGCTACTTCGGTTTTGCTGGGTACCGGTATTTCAAACAGACTCGGGCCGAGCAAGCCATCCCCTCGATCGACTCACTGCCGCGACCCGAGGTACCCGTGGCGATAGCGGAGCCGAAGGGTGAAGTGAAGCCATCAGAGGCGCCAGCTGCGACGGAGCAGACTTCAACAGTCGACAAGAAGACACTTGTAGTCAAAGTGCTGAATGGTGGATCGGCCAAGGGCGTAGCGGGGACGTATGCCGAAAAACTGAAGCAAGCGGGATTCGCCAAGACAACCATCGGGAACAGCTTCGGCAGCTATACTGGCCAGACCTTGTACTATGCCAAGGGGCAGGAAGCGGGATCCAAGGCGCTCAAAGAGGAAATCGTGAAGACCTATCCGGCACTCACGGTCAAGGAGGCTCTGCCTACTGACAAAGATGCAGCGGCCGCGACCTTTGTTCTTATCCTCGGCCGCTAG
- a CDS encoding type II secretion system protein: MKTKHAFTLIEILLAIGIIAVLATVVVVSLDPISRFRDARDARRLSDIQSILSAVHQYVIDNQGAFPAGLDTTERQIGTASSGCTIGGQCAVAGDGDCVDVSTSLERYLKDIPFDPSAGELARSHYSISLNPNNIVTVTACDSDDASIAAVSR, translated from the coding sequence ATGAAAACAAAACACGCGTTCACCCTCATTGAGATTCTCTTGGCCATTGGTATCATTGCTGTCTTGGCGACGGTCGTGGTGGTTTCGCTCGATCCGATTAGCCGCTTTCGTGATGCCCGTGATGCTCGCCGGCTTTCGGACATTCAGAGTATCCTTTCCGCCGTCCATCAGTATGTGATCGATAACCAGGGCGCGTTTCCGGCTGGCCTCGATACGACGGAGCGCCAGATCGGCACCGCTTCCTCGGGGTGTACTATCGGTGGGCAATGCGCTGTTGCTGGGGATGGCGATTGTGTCGATGTGTCTACGAGCCTCGAACGCTACCTCAAAGATATTCCGTTTGATCCCTCGGCCGGAGAACTGGCCCGCTCGCACTATTCGATTTCGCTCAATCCGAACAATATCGTGACCGTTACGGCTTGCGATTCAGATGATGCCTCGATTGCAGCCGTCTCTCGCTGA